In Luteolibacter rhizosphaerae, the genomic window AGCGCGGCGGCCCGGACTTCACCTATCGTTTGGAAATCCTGCGTCGTGACGCGGCCATCGCGGCATCGCTGCCCGTGGTGGAGCGGGACAACTCCCAGAAGTGGAAGGTGATCCCCGTCCCGCGCGGCAACCGCTACGCCGCGATGGTCAACGTCGCGCGGGAGAACATCGGCTGCGACATGAGTTTCGAAGCCGAGAGCCTGCCCGCCGGCGTAACCATGAAGGCCCCGCTGGTTCATCGTTCGGTGAATGCCATGCCGGTCGTCTTTGAAGCCGCAGCGGATGCCCCCGTGGCTGGCAGCTTGCACCGCTTCAAGGTGAAGGCCGCGGGCGATGCGCCGCAGATCTCGGGTGGACTGGTGGACACGGTCCATCATGTGGAGATCAACAACCAGGGCCCCTACCACTCCGCTAGCAGCGATCGCGTGCCGGTGGCGGTGACCGATGAGGCGCCCTACAAGCTCGAGCTGGAGGCACCCGCGGTGCCGATCGTGAAGAACGGCTCCATGCATCTCAAGGTGAAGGCCCAGCGCAAGGAAGGCTACACCGAGGCCATCACGCTGCGCTTCATGTGGAATCCCCCCGGCATCGGCTCCCCGGCCACCATCACCATGAATGGCGACCAGAGCGAAGCGCTCTACGAGATCAATGCCAACGGCGATGCTCCTCCCGCCGAGTGGCAGGTCTGCGTGCTGGGCGAGGCCAATACGCCACAGGGCCCCGTGCTGGTTTCCACCTCGCTCGTTCCCCTGCGCGTGGCCGACCCCTACCTGGCGATGACTATGGACATGGCCGCCACCGAGCAGGGCAAGCCCACCACGATGATCTGCAAGGTGGAGTATCCCGGCAAGTTCGAGGGCAATGCCACGGCCGAATTGTTAGGCCTGCCGCATGGTGCCAAAACCGCGCCGGTGAACTTCCCGAACGGACAAGCCGAGGTTCACTTTCCGCTGGAAATCGCGGGCGACTCCACTGTCGGCAAGCACACCGCGCTCTTCTGTCGAGTGACCGTGCCGGAGAACGGAGCCACCATTCTCCATCAGGTCGGCCAAGGCGGCACCCTGCGCATCGACAAACCCGCCGAGAACGCGCCACCGCCGCCTCCCCAACCCGTGGCCCAAGCCGAGACCGCCCCCGCCGCTCCGGTGGAGAAGCCGCTCTCGCGACTGGAGCAACTGCGGCAGAAGAAGTAGAAAACTCCGGGTGCACCGAATCCCCTACGCCAAAGGCGTTTCGCACATGGGCAGCCCGTAGCCCCATGCTCGCTCCTGCCCCCATAGCGACACATCTCAGCCTTTGTAGATGTCCCCACGTGGTCCGAGCGCATCCACATAGAGCACATTGTCGATCTCGATCACGGTCAAAATCGCGCGGTAACTTCCCACTCTCAAACGCGACCATCCGGTTAAGTTGCCGCTCATCGGCTTGATGTCGGGATGATCCGCGATGTTTGCCAGCCCGGCCACTTCCCGCAGGGCATCACGCACTTGGATGGCACGCTCGCGAGGCATTCGACTCAAATACTTCGCAGCCCGGCGATGGAACACAATTGACCGCATTAGAGACCGAGCTCCTTCTCAAGCTCGTCCAAAGTGACGAAGTTCTCGCTCCGTCCTCCTTCCCGGTCCGCCTTGGCTTCACGGATCGACTCCTTTTCATCGGAACTCAAGTCGAGGCCATGACTCTCGACGAAGTCGACGAATTCCTCGTAAGGAATCACGACCTCGATCGGTTTGCCACTCCGGTCATACCGGACGCTCTTTTGCAGGAGGGCTTCCGCCGTCATGACTTGAAGGTAGCGGCTCCCCGATTTTTTGCGAGCCTTGGTTTCCGGTTGAACCCGGCTCTGCTTGAGTTCACCCGGAACAACCCTCCATCATCCACCGGATCACCCCTCCGCGTATATCGTTTTCATCGATACCTACATCGAGAAAACCGATGTTGGGAAATGATGGGAAGACCCGGTATGAGAGCCCGTGAACGCGACCGGACAGCCCGGTCTCTTCGCTCCCTTCCTACCCCTTCTTCCCATGGATACCCGCGCCTTCGAATGCTTCGGCTCCTCCCACGGCATCGCCCTTCTCTGCACGGTTCTGGCTGCCATCGGCATGATCCGCCTCAACCGTTCTTCCACTGTCACCGATCACCTCAAGCGCCTGGCGAACACCGCGCTCGCGGTGATCCTCGTCCTCGCTGTCGCCGCGGATCCCCTGCTCACTTGGCTCCGCTACCGCGATTCGGAGGACATCGCGCTCGCCGGACGACTCGTCCGCGAAACCGCCCTGCCCTTCTACCTCTGCGATGTCGTCTCCATCGTGCTGGCCATTGCCCTCGTCACCCGCCGCACCCGCTGGGTGGAGGTCGGCTATCTCTGGGGCATCGGGGGCACTGTCCAAGGCCTGCTCACCCCCACCCTCTACTTCGATTGGAACACCCCGGAGTACTATGCCTTCTTCCTGCAACACGGGGGCGTGCCGGTCGCCGCACTCGCCTTGGTTTTCGGCGCACGGATCACGCCGGAGCCCGGCACCTTCCGTCGCGTCGTACTCTGGAGTTGGGTCTATATGGGCGGCGTGATGCTGCTGAATGTCCTGCTGGGAGCGAACTACGGCTTCCTCAACGGCAAGCCCGCCGTCGGCACCATGTTCGACTACATGGGCCCTTATCCCTACTACCTCATCACTCTTCAAGCCGTCGCCTTCACCATCTACGGCCTCCTCCTGCTGCCCTTCTCCAAGAGCGGTCGGACCCAAGCACTCTCCGTCGCAGAAATCGACCCGGCGACCTGAGACCGTCAAGCACCTCCATCAAGCCCCATACGCCGAAGGCTCAGCGGACCAGAGCGATCCGAATCTCTGAAGCCCGCCGTCCACATCATCCACCGACAAAATCGGGACCCTGCGCGTTTCATCAACCGTGACGCCGTTGCCATCGATAAGCCTTCTCGGCATCACCTTCGCGCTAAACACCGCCTCGGAGGCATCGCTGAATCGCCCCGCCGCCGACATCAACGCGATCATCTCCTCGGTAAAAACCTACCGCATCAACTGTGGCGAACTCCCGCCCTCGGAACTCGGGCTCGGAGCCCTCGTAATCCGCCCGTCATCACTCGTCGGCAGACGTTGGGTCCAGATGGCTGACAAGATTCCGACCGACCCGTGGAACCGCCCCTACCGTTATGTGGCCGGTGATGGCTATCCGGGCGGATTCGGGGTTTACTCCTGCGGGAAAGATGGGCTCACCTCTACCCAAGGCAATGATTCGGACGACTGGAATTCCTGGAGTGATCCGGATGAGCGACCGGATACACCGGCCCAGCGACGTGTGAAGCTATCCCTTGCCGGAGGCGGTCTCGCGATGCTTTTCTTCTATCTGGGAGCAAGGGTTGCAGGCAAAAAAGAGCGAGGGCCAGAAGTAAGAGCATAGCCCATCTGCTGCAGGTGTTTTAGCCTCCCGGAATTTGAAAAGCGTTTCATGATTGCGTCGTATCTGCCCCATGCGTCTTGCCTTCTCCCTCGGACTCCGTGTCTCCACTGCCGGTCTGGCCCTCGTCGGCCCGGCCTTGGCTCAGGATACCGCGAGCTTCGATGCAGCCCGGAAGGTCTTGGAAACCAAGTGCGTGTCCTGCCACTGCCCGGAGAAAACCAAGGGCGACTTGCTGCTCACAAAGCGCGAAGAATTCCTCAAAGGCGGCGAATCCGGCCCGGCCATCCTCCTTGAGAAGGCCGCCGATTCCGAGTTGCTCAAACGGGTGAAGCTCGACGAGGACGACGATGAAATCATGCCCCCCAAGGGTGGCCCCCTGAAGCCGGAAGAAATCTCCGCGCTGGAAACCTGGATCGCCGCTGGAGCCCCATGGCCGGAGGGCATCGTCATGACCCCGCGCCCGAAGACCGCCCTGCCGGATTGGAATGCCGAGCCGGACCCCGCAATCGGCGCGATCGAAGCTTTCCCCAAGTCCGTCACCCTGGAGACCGCGGCTGACTTCCACAAGGTGCTGGTGATGGCCCGCTTCAATGACGCCGCCACCCAGGACATCACCCGTCAGGTCAAGGTCACCCTCGCCGATCCCAGCATCGCCAAGCTCGAAGGCACCGAGCTCAAGCCGCTCAAGGACGGTAGCACCGCCATGCTCTTCGAGTATCGCGGCCTGAAGACCGAGATCCCCGTGACGGTGAAGGACGCCGCCAAGCCGCGCCCCGTCTCCTTCCAGCTCGATGTGATGCCGGTGCTCACTTCCTCCGGCTGCAATACCGGCTCCTGTCACGGCTCCGCGCGCGGCAAGGATGGATTCCATCTCACCCTCTTCGGCTTCGATTCCCAAGGCGACCACTTCCGCCTCACCCGTGAGAACCCCGGCCGCCGCGTGAACCTCGCGCTGCCGGAGGAATCCCTGCTCGTCACCAAGGCGATCGGCTCCGTGCCACACACCGGTGGCAAGCTCTTCGAGAAAGACAGTGCTGCTTATAAGACGCTCGTGGATTGGATCCGCGATGGCGCGGAGTACGACAAGGGCGAGATCCCGCAGCCCACCAGCATTACCATCGAGCCGCCGCAGGTCGTTCTGAAGGGCGAGGGCTTGGAAACTCCTTACACGGTCAAGGCCACTTACTCGGATGGCACGGACCGCGATGTCACCACGCTCTCGACCTTCTCCACTTCGAATGACAACTCGGTCTCGGTGAACTCCCGCAGCGGGATGTCCGCCTCGAAGAACCGCGGCGAGGCCTTCCTGTTAGGCCGCTTCATGACCTTCACGGAAGTGGCGCAGTCGATCGTCATCCCGAAGAACCTCGACTACACCCGCCCCGAGCTGCCGGAGTTCAACTACATCGACAAGCTCGTCTACGACAAGTTGCACAAGCTGCGCATCATCCCCGCCCCGCTCTGCGATGACGAGACCTTCATCCGCCGCGTCTTCATCGACGTGGTCGGCAAGCTGCCGGAGCCTTCCGAGCGCGAACAATTCCTCGCCAGCACTGATCCGCAGAAGCGCGAGAAGCTCGTCGACGAGCTGATCTCGCGAAAGGAATTCTCTGAGATGTGGGTCATGAAGTGGGCGGAGCTCCTGCAGATCCGCACCTTCAACAACGGCCCACAGCAGGTCTCCTACAAAGCGGCACTGGGCTACTACAACTGGCTGCGCGACCGCATCACCGCGAACGTGCCCTTCAACAAGGTGGTGGAGGAGATCCTCTCCTCCGAGGGCGGCACCTTCTCCAGCCCGCCGACGAACTTCTTCCAGATCGAGCAGGACACCCTGAAGCTCACGGAGAACGTCGCGCAGGTCTTCATGGGCACCCGCATCCAGTGTGCGCAGTGCCACAACCATCCCTTCGACCGCTGGACAATGGATGACTACTACGGCTTCGCCTCCTTCTTTGCGCAGGTGAAGCGGAAGCCGGCGGAAGACCCGCGCGAGCGCGTCGTCTTCGATGGCGGCGGCGAGGTGCCCCACCTCGTGACCAAGCAACCGGTGAAACCCCGCTTCCTCGGAGCGAAGACTCCGGACGACTTCGGCAAGAAGTCACGACGTGAAGCGGTGGCCGAGTGGCTCGCCTCCACGGATAACCCCTGGTTCGCGAAGAACGTCTCGAACGTCGTCTGGTCCCACTTCTTCGGGGTCGGCATCACCGATCCCGTGGACGACGTGCGGATCTCCAACCCGCCGGCGAATCCCGAGCTGCTCAACGCGCTCTCCGGCAAGTTCGTGGAATACAACTACGACGTCCGCAAGCTGGTCCGCGACATCTGCACCAGCCGGACCTACCAACTCTCCAGCGCGGTGAACGAGACCAACGAAACGGACACCCGCAACTTCTCCCGCGCCCTCGTCCGCCGGGTCCGCGCGGAGGTGCTGCTGGACTGCATCTCGCAGGCCACACAGACCCCGAACAAGTTCAAGGGCCTGCCGCTCGGCTCCCGCGCCGTGCAGATCGCGGATGGCAATACCTCCACCTATTTCCTCACCACCTTCGGCCGCGCCACCCGCGCCACCGTCTGCTCCTGTGAAGTGAAGATGGAGCCGAATCTCTCCCAGGCCCTCCACCTCCTCAATGGCGACGCCACCCACAACCGCATCCAGCAGGGCAAGGTGGTGGAGTCGATGATGGAGCAGAAGAAGACTCCGGAGGAAATCATCCGCCATCTCTACCTGAAGACCGTGAACCGCGAACCTACCGCGGAGGAGAACGGCAAGCTGATGGCGGCCGTGAACGAGGGCAAGGACGACAAGGAAAAGCAGCAGATCCTGATGGATGTCTTTTGGGCCCTGCTGAACTCGAAGGAGTTTATCTTCAATCACTGAGACGAGTTAGAGGACAGTTCCGGGAATCGCCCCCATACATCCCACGACAACGAAATCTCAGGATTGTTCAAAAATTTATTCTTTGGGATTGTCTACCTACGCGATCGCGTGTAGACCGGTGTCCATGCTGTCCCACCCAGCCCAGCCCGAGGATCCCGCTGTCGCCGCGGAGACCTTGGTTGAACCCGCGATGCGGGAAAATCGCCGGCGGCATCTTACCGTGGAAGAAGTCCTGTCCCAATTCGACGGGGAGTTCTTCCGCAACTGGTTCATCGACGGCCCCAAGCTGTTGTTGAAGGGCAAGTTCAGCCGCCGCGCGGCCTTCTTCCTGACGATCGGCGCCCTGCCGGCGTTGATGGGAGTAGCCTATATCCTTCTGCCCGACGTCCTTTTCCCGACGCCGCAGCACAACGCCTTCTTCCATTTCGCGAAGGTGGTGAGCAGCGATGTCGCGTCCTTAATTCCAATCGGGATCGGACTCATCGCCACGGTTTTCAGCTTCAGGTTACCGTTGGGTTCTTGAGCAAAGTTTGAGTGTGTATTAGACGCCTGAAGAAAGCCCGGCACCGCCCAGTGCCGGGCTTTCGTTTTCCCGGAAGAGGCCTTTCCCGGGCACGCATTTTTTCAGCAAGAATCGATACGATGCGTTTCGTATTCGTTTCGGTTTGGTGAAATCCTCTTACACCCTTACGACCCGCCTCTCGCTCGCGGCCCTCCTCCTCGGCCCCCTCCCGGCTGCCGAGAAGGTGACTTTCGACGACCACGTGCTGCCGGTCTTCCAGCAGAGCTGCCTGAACTGCCATAACCCGGACAAGGCGAAGGGCGGTCTCGACCTCTCCACCTTCTCCGGCACGATGAAGGGCGGCTCCGGCGGCAAGATCGCGGAGCCCGGGGATACCGGCTCGAAGCTGATCGCCGTCGTCATGCACAGCGCCGAGCCCAAGATGCCGCCGGAAGGCGAGAAGCTGGGCGGCGCGCAGATCGAGATCCTGAAGGCGTGGATCGAGGGCGGCCTGCTGGAGAATAAGAGCTCTTCCGCCCGCAAGCCGACCAAGCCGAAGTTCGACACCACCATCGCCTCCGCCGCCGATCAGAAGCCGGACGGCCCGCCGCCAATGCCGCAGGACGTGCTCTTGGAGCCGCCCGTGCTCGCTCATCGCGCCTCCTCCGTGAACGCGATGGCCAGCTCGCCTTGGGCCCCGCTCCTCGCCATCACCGGCCAAAAGCAGGTGCTGCTCTTCGATACGAATAGCCTCGAACTCACCGGCATCCTCCCCTTCCCCGAAGGCGACCCCACCTCGCTCGCCTTCACGCCGAATGCCCGCTACCTCATCGTCGGCGGCGGCGTGCCCGGCAAGTCCGGCGTCACCGTGACCTTCGATGTCGTCACCGGCGAGCGCATGCTCGTGGCAGGCAATGAATTCGACAGCGTACTCGCCACCGACCTGAAGCCCGACCTCTCGATGGTCGCGACCGGCTCCCCTTCCCGGCTGATCAAGATCTGGAAAGCGGAGGACGGCTCGCAGCTCCACTCGATCAAGAAGCATACCGAGTGGGTCACCGCGCTCGACTTCTCGCCGGATGGCATCCTCCTCGCCACCGGCGATCGCAATGGCGGCGTGTGGGTCTGGGAGGCGGATAGCGCGAATGAATTCCACACCCTCCGCGCCCACCAGGCCGCCATCACCGCCACCTCTTTCCGCGCGGATTCGAACCTCCTCGCCAGCGCCTCGGAAGACGGCACCGTCCGCTTCTGGGAGATGAATGGCGGCAGCGAGGTCAAGAAGCTCGATGCCCACCCCGGCGGCGTGCTCGCCTTCGCTTGGGCGCGGGATGGCTCTTTCATCACCTCCGGTCGCGACAAGGTGGTGAAGCTCTGGAAACCCGACTTCAATCTGGCCCGCGAATACAAGGACCAGCCCGATCTGCCGGTCGCCGTCGCCATCGACTACGAGGGCAAGCGCGCCTTCGCCGCGGACTACCGCGGGCAGATCAGTGTATGGGACATCGCCAGCGGCAATCCCGCCGGAGCCTTCGATGCGAACCCTCCTTCCATCGAAGGCCGTCTCGCGAGCCTGCGCGAGCAGATCAAGAATCACCCGCAAGCCCTCGCCACCACCGAGGCCGCGTCTAACAGCGCGAAGCAAAAGCTCGACGAAGCCCGCAAGCGCCTGACCGATACCGAGGCCGCCGTGCAGCAGTCGAAAGACGCGCAGGCGAATGCGAACAAGCTCAAGCAAGAGTCCGAGCAAAAGCTGGCCCAAACCAAGGAGCAGCTCCCCGGCAAGCAGGAGCAGGCGAATCAAGCCCGCGCCAAGCTCGATGGAGTGAGCAAGGAAGCGGAGGCCAAGCGCGTCCTCATCGCCTCCGTTGAGCAAAAGATCGCCACCGCCGATCAGGAGCATCAAGCCGCCGCCGCCGAACTGAAGCGACTCGAAGACGAGCTCGCCAAGGCAAAGGCCGAGAACCGGGCGGATGCGATCGGCGGGCTTGAAGCCGGCGTGAGTGCCCAGCGCCCGAAGGCGGAAGCCGCCGCCGCGAACCTGGAGGGCGCACGCTCCGAGAAAGGCCGCGAGGAAGGCGCCATCGCCGAGATCGAAGGCCGCAAGAAAGCCGCCGCGGATGAACTCACGAAGCTCGATGGCGAAGCCGCTGCTCTCGCCAAGAAAGTGGAGACCCTGCCCGCCACCATCGCGAATGCCGCAAAGAGCGCCACCGATGCCGAAGCCGCCATCAAGCAAAACGAGGCCGCCATCCAACCGGCCCGCGATGCCATCCCTCCCGTCGAGAAAGCCGCGAACGATGCCGCCGCCCAAACCGAGCAGACCAAGCAACAGCTCGCATGGCTCCAAGGCCGCGAGGTCCACTGGGCCGCCGCCCAAGTCAATGCCCAGGCCATCAAGGTAAAGGCGGAGGCCGACAAGCTCGGCGCCGAAGCCGAAGGCTTGAGCGCGGATCTCGAGGCTCTAACAAAAGCCGCCGCGGAACAAAGCGCCGGCCTCGAAGCCGCCAAGCAGGAAACCGCCGCGGCCGAGAAGAAGCTCGCCGAACTCGCCCTCGTCCAGCCCCCCGCCGATCCGAAGGCGCTCGAAGAAGCGGGCAAGGCCGTCGCAGCCGCCAAGGCCAAGATCGCCGACTTCGACAAGAAGCTCGCCGCCACCAACGCCGAACTCCCCGAAGCCAAGACCAAGGCCGAGCAAAGCCAGCAAGCCGCCCAGCCCGTCAAAGCCCAGGCCGAAGAGCTCAAGGCCAAATACGTCGGCATGAAGGCACCGAAGCCCTAAGTGCGCAGCCACTCAGGACCAGAAGCGGCGGAGCCCTTGGACTGCGCGCAGCCTTCTGCCGCTTTCGCGAACGCAGCCTGCTGCGGAGCACGGGTGGATGCCCTCCCGCCCCCCCGAATCGCAGCAAAAAGCCCCAACTCCCGAAGGGATCAGGCAAGCCGCCAACAATACCGACCGGCTCAAAGTAAGGATTGGCTCCCATTCGCGTCCATTGGCGTCCATTCGCGGTTCCCAAAATCCAAGTGTCGTTTGCCCCGGGCCCTTCCCCCCTCCCCACTTCCTACTTGGCACGCCGCATTCCCTGCCTACAGTGGCCCGACACGACAGGAGAGTTCCCCGTTCGCGGAACTGAGATCGGCCGGCGCGCGGCCCCAATCCTCCGAACCTGAAGCGGATCGCACCGCCCTAGGAAGCTCGTCCCAAACCCGAACTTTTCCTTCAAGGCCGCGCGTTCCCGTGCGGCCTTTTTCTTTCTTCTCTTCCTTCAAACTTCCACCTGAACACTAGCAAACTTTCCCCATGATCGCTCCCGAAGAATCGACCGGTGCCTCGAACCACGACGAATCCCGCGCGCCCCTGCCCGCCTCCACCCGCGTCTACGTGGAAGGCCAGCTCCACGCCGGCGTCCGCGTCCCCATGCGCGAGATCGCGCTGAACGACACCAAGACCTTCAACGGCCGCATCGAGAAGAACGAGCCCGTCCGCGTCTACGATTGCTCCGGCCCCTGGGGCGATCCCGCCTTCACCGGCACCTCGGATGAAGGCCTGCCTCCCCTCCGCCGCGAGTGGATCCTCGCCCGCCAGGACGTGCAGGAATACGAGGGCCGCAAGGTCCAGCCGCAGGACAATGGCTACCTCACCGAGAAGCACGTCGAGTTCGCCTCCAAGTCGGAGCGCGCCAACAAGTTCGTCGAGTTCCCCGGCCTCACCTCGGAGCGCCGCCGCCCGCTCCGCGCCACCGGCAAGCCCGTCACGCAGAAGTGGTATGCCGACCAAGGCATCATCACCCCGGAGATGGAGTTCATCGCCATCCGCGAGAACATGCGCCGCGCCAAGATCGCGGACATGAAGGAGGACATCGTCCGCAATCACCTCGACAAGCAGCACGCCGGCAGCACCCAGCTCCCCGCCAGCCCCTACACCCCTTCCATCTTCTCCCGCTTCCCGCAGCGCATCCCCGCGGAGATCACGCCGGAGTTCGTGCGGAGCGAAGTCGCCGCCGGTCGCGCGATCATCCCGCTCAATGTGAACCACCCGGAGTGCGAGCCGATGATCATCGGCCGCAACTTCCTCGTGAAGATCAATGCGAACATCGGCAACTCCGCCGTCGCCTCCTCCATCGAGGAAGAAGTCGAGAAGATGCGCTGGGCCACCAAGTGGGGCGCCGACACCGTGATGGACCTCTCCACCGGCAAGAACATCCACGCCACCCGCGAGTGGATCCTGCGCAATTCGCCCGTGCCCATCGGCACCGTGCCGATCTATCAGGCGCTGGAGAAGGTGAACGGCAAGGCCGAGGACCTCACCTGGGAACTCTACCGCGATACCCTCATCGAGCAGGCCGAGCAAGGCGTGGACTACTTCACCATCCACGCCGGCGTGCTGCTGCGCTTCGTGCCGATGACCGCCAGCCGCATGACCGGCATCGTCTCCCGCGGCGGCTCCATCATGGCGAAGTGGTGCCTCGCCCATCACAAGGAGAACTTCCTCTACACCCACTGGGACGAGATCTGCGACATCTGCGCCGCCTACGACGTCTCCTTCTCCATCGGCGATGGCCTCCGCCCCGGCTCCATCGCGGATGCGAATGACAAGGCCCAGTTCGGCGAACTGGAAGTCCAGGGCGAGCTCACCAAGCGCGCTTGGGCGAAGGGTTGCCAGGTCATGAACGAAGGCCCCGGCCACGTCCCCATGCACATGATCGAGGAGAACATGGCCAAGCAGCTCGAGTGGTGCCACGAGGCTCCCTTCTACACCCTCGGGCCATTGACCACCGACATCGCGCCCGGCTACGACCACATCACCAGCGGCATCGGTGCCGCCATGATCGGCTGGTACGGCTGCGCCATGCTCTGCTACGTCACGCCGAAGGAACACCTCGGCCTGCCGAACAAGAAGGACGTGAAGGACGGCGTCATCACCTACAAGCTCGCCGCCCACGCCGCGGACATCGCCAAGGGCCACCCCGGTGCCCAGTACCGCGACAACGCCCTCAGCAAGGCCCGCTTCGAATTCCGCTGGGAAGACCAGTTCAACCTCGGCCTCGACCCCGTCACCGCCCGCGAATTCCACGACGAAACCCTCCCACAGGACGGTGCCAAAACCGCCCACTTCTGCTCCATGTGCGGCCCCCACTTCTGCTCCATGAAGATTACCGAAGACGTGCGGAAATATGCCGCGGAACAGGGCATCTCCGAAGAAGCCGCCTTGGAAAAAGGCATGGCCGACAAGAGTCAGGAGTTCGTCGAAAAAGGCGCGGAGGTTTACACACCGGCCTAAGTTCGCCATAACTGCGTCTGCGCATGACCGCAGACCGGGACACCTTGAAGAAATTAAGCGCTCTCTGCGGCAAGCTGAAGAGCGCTTGGTCCTTGCAGGTCGGATTCGGCACCCGGTTGAATGGACTCCTTCCGGAGATCATCGCTCTACCTTCCGGCCAAATTGATGCCTGCTTCGAGCGCGCGGCAAAGGGAGATCCCCTTCGTCGCGCCTGTCTCGTCCCCATCGCCTGCGAGCACCTTTACCATCCCTCCCTCCACCATCGGATCGTAGCTTGGTTAGAGGACGACGCCCTGCCCTTCCGGGAAAATGTTCTGGAGGCTATTGGCAGATTTCGTCTCCGGGAATTCGCTCCCCACATCACTCGCTTCTTCAACCCGGAACAACAGAGCTCGGAGAGGAAAAGCGCGGAGGCCTCGATGAACCGCTCCAGGGCGATCCATTCCGCCTCGCTCCTCAAGGCCCCTGAGAATCTGGAACCCTTGCGTTCCCTCATTCAAACTCCTGCCGCAAATTGGGATGAGTTGGTGATACGTTGCCTGATGAACTTCCCCGCCTTCGACGCCAAGCCGACGCTCCAAACCTGGTTTCGCAACGCGGAAGTCATCGACGAAATCGACATCTGTGAACGTCGTGTCGCGGGATCGATTTCCGACTTAGAAGAGATGTTACTGAGTTCACGGGCGAGCCAGATCTGGCAACTCGCCGAATGGTATGGCGTGCATGAGCGACAGGAAGTGATTGAATTCCTCGTTCAACACCTCGACTTCGACCAGATTTCGTTCTCCTCCCCCGGCTTCTCCCGAACCATCGTCTGCCGGGGGCGCACC contains:
- the thiC gene encoding phosphomethylpyrimidine synthase ThiC yields the protein MIAPEESTGASNHDESRAPLPASTRVYVEGQLHAGVRVPMREIALNDTKTFNGRIEKNEPVRVYDCSGPWGDPAFTGTSDEGLPPLRREWILARQDVQEYEGRKVQPQDNGYLTEKHVEFASKSERANKFVEFPGLTSERRRPLRATGKPVTQKWYADQGIITPEMEFIAIRENMRRAKIADMKEDIVRNHLDKQHAGSTQLPASPYTPSIFSRFPQRIPAEITPEFVRSEVAAGRAIIPLNVNHPECEPMIIGRNFLVKINANIGNSAVASSIEEEVEKMRWATKWGADTVMDLSTGKNIHATREWILRNSPVPIGTVPIYQALEKVNGKAEDLTWELYRDTLIEQAEQGVDYFTIHAGVLLRFVPMTASRMTGIVSRGGSIMAKWCLAHHKENFLYTHWDEICDICAAYDVSFSIGDGLRPGSIADANDKAQFGELEVQGELTKRAWAKGCQVMNEGPGHVPMHMIEENMAKQLEWCHEAPFYTLGPLTTDIAPGYDHITSGIGAAMIGWYGCAMLCYVTPKEHLGLPNKKDVKDGVITYKLAAHAADIAKGHPGAQYRDNALSKARFEFRWEDQFNLGLDPVTAREFHDETLPQDGAKTAHFCSMCGPHFCSMKITEDVRKYAAEQGISEEAALEKGMADKSQEFVEKGAEVYTPA